From the genome of Ascaphus truei isolate aAscTru1 chromosome 15, aAscTru1.hap1, whole genome shotgun sequence:
tccaggctggatgacaaactaaatcccttcccacattccccacatacatacggtttctcccctgtatgtgtcctcttgtgtctgatcaggTCGGATAAGTttataaatcccttcccacattctccacatacatgcggtctctcccctgtgtggattttcttgtgtgtgttcagactggataagtgactaaatcccttcccacattccccacatacatgcggtctctcccctgtatgtgtcctcttgtgtgtgtccagatgtgctaactgactaaatcccttcccacattccccacatacatgcggtctctcccctgtgtgggttctcttgtgtgtgttcagagtGGATAAGTCACAAAATCCTTTCtgacattccccacatacatgcggtctctctcctgtgtgtgtcctcttgtgtgtgttcaggttggatagcCAACTAAAtatcttcccacattccccacatacatgcggtttctcccctgtgtgggttctcttgtgtgtgttcagcctGGATGAGTcattaaatcccttcccacattccccacatacatacggtttctcccctgtgtgtgtcctcttgtgtatgtccaGGGAGGATGAcatactaaatcccttcccacattccccacatacatacggtctctcacctgtgtgtgtcctcttatgTATGTCCAGGGAGGATGAcatactaaatcccttcccacattccccacatacatgcggtctctcccctgtgtgtgtcctattGTGTTTGATCAggttggataagtcactaaatcccttcccacattccccacatacatgcggtctctcccctgtgtgtgtcctcttgtgtatgtccaGGGAGGATGAcatactaaatcccttcccacattccccacatacatgcggtctctcccctgtatgtgtcctcttgtgtctgttcaGACTGGATACGTCACTAAATctattcccacattccccacatacatacggtctctcccctgtgtgtgtccttatgTGTTTGTACAGGTGGGATacatgactaaatcccttcccacattccccacatacatgcggtctctcccctgtgtgtgtcctcttgtgtgtgtccaggctggataacacactaaatcccttcccacataccCCACATACATGCAGTGTCTCACCTGTGTGTGTTCTCATGTGTGTGTCTAGgttggatgacacactaaatcccttcccacattccccacatacatgcggtctctcccctgtgtgtttcctcttgtgtgtgttcaggtgggataagtcAATAAATCCATTCCCAAATTCATGCAGTCTCTCCCCGGTCTGTGTCCTCTTCTGTAGattctggtctgataaccaagtcagactctCCCCATTTTCTCCAATATCTTTTCCTGTTGCAGCTGCTAATAACTGTtttttggaatgagaagcagttacattgtttattaattgccttgactggttgaaagatgcattttctgtcatatttattggaatgttgcaagattgttctgtcctcatcttttccatattctcatttgggtgtttgaacttcagatgttcGAGTAGGTAATCCTGACggctaaaagcaaccttgcagtgttgtcatgggtggattattggtgcttggttttgtactagacgagacaaaaaaaaatacataattagaAAATTAGGTGAAATTAGGCATTAGTTATCAAAAAAAAGTGTGTATGTGccaagcacgcgcattttaaatgaaattacTTTGTCCTTTgtaacagaaattgtatttgtgatgtttttatttaaaaaccaagcacaatttcagtgagaaaataaaatgaagtttgacttagaacgcgcgtgctcgacaacccctccccccgttttagctatttgcacgtctatatttatactaactatgacttgtgtgtgtgtgtgactgtgagtgaatcagtgtgtgtgtgtgtgttattatttttgtctgtggGGGCAGGaccaacgctcgtgatcggagcgcgtccTGACCCACACTAGCTCCCTTACAGTGAGTTAGAACGGAGCATTTAGCTTGCTACTAGTTCATTAGGGCAGAAACCGTGGTGATATTTGATACACCAAGCATTAGCAGATGTGTGTAGAGCTACGCAGCAGTACCACGGTTCCTGTCATTTTTATTCTACCAGCTTCTcatgttgtttttattgtttcaaagtgtaagtagacactacttgtgtactacgaTTTTTTCTACCCACTGGAGCTGCAGctgtctggtttttttttttagagtagATACACCCTCCAGGGTATCTGCGTTAGGGCACAgtttagagagtgtgtgtgagtgattcaACACTGATATGGTGCCTTGATACAGCAGCACTATACAGGGACCATAGCAGCGACCTGCCTATCTGGATTACCTTACTATTGGTGATTGATGATTGTCCCTGTGAAAATCTACTACGGTGGTTACTTACCTGATATACTTACCTGTATATACCATATGAACTGGTATATATAACACCACTCACTACTACCTATAAGCAAGACACCTGACCTTTTAAGGTGGCTGTACCTGTGACTAGCTACTATCAGACACAGACCCCAGTGGGGGTCTATTACATCTGGCTttaccctgcacatatcatcaagggtAGTAGCCTACACTCTACACCTGAGATCTGGtatattttactttcgctgcgcttttttggcttaTTTGAGTCTCAATCACTCTGGTACTTAGCTTCCTATCTATTTTAATATACAGCTAAGACTCTAATAAATGGTTTTTAATTAATCCACTCCACTTACCACTGCATACACTTCCTTCCCTGTCtattgtatattgtgcatctgtttgagtgctctccattggggttctttctCTTCACCAGTACTAGTTCATATCCACCCCAGATAGTAGCACCACAACTCTACTTCCTAGCAGTTGTGAGGGtatctcccttcccttcccctcccccctgcctttccctaGAGTTCGTTGTACCTATTTTATATAAAAGCTGAAAAAAGATACAAGTTGATAATAATATGatttgtcttttctttcttctctacagTTTTTGAGGAGAACAGAAGTTAATGGAGAGCAATGTATATACGATGGCTCACTTGTATGTACCCACAGTTTGATTGGAATGGAAGCCGCAGGCCACACCAGTGACTACTTTCTtattacttaaaaaatatatgaaaacacTGTTGTAATTAAAAATTGCTCGACAAGATGACACAAGTGACACAAAGGTGAGTTTTCTTCCGGTGCAGCGAAACAGAAAGTGGGGTTAATGTAACAAggtcttgtattgtattgtacagcTGCACCAGGCTTTATTTTAAA
Proteins encoded in this window:
- the LOC142466695 gene encoding uncharacterized protein LOC142466695, which gives rise to MEKMRTEQSCNIPINMTENASFNQSRQLINNVTASHSKKQLLAAATGKDIGENGESLTWLSDQNLQKRTQTGERLHEFGNGFIDLSHLNTHKRKHTGERPHVCGECGKGFSVSSNLDTHMRTHTGETLHVCGVCGKGFSVLSSLDTHKRTHTGERPHVCGECGKGFSHVSHLYKHIRTHTGERPYVCGECGNRFSDVSSLNRHKRTHTGERPHVCGECGKGFSMSSSLDIHKRTHTGERPHVCGECGKGFSDLSNLIKHNRTHTGERPHVCGECGKGFSMSSSLDIHKRTHTGERPYVCGECGKGFSMSSSLDIHKRTHTGEKPYVCGECGKGFNDSSRLNTHKRTHTGEKPHVCGECGKIFSWLSNLNTHKRTHTGERPHVCGECQKGFCDLSTLNTHKRTHTGERPHVCGECGKGFSQLAHLDTHKRTHTGERPHVCGECGKGFSHLSSLNTHKKIHTGERPHVCGECGKGFINLSDLIRHKRTHTGEKPYVCGECGKGFSLSSSLDIHKRTHTGEKPYVCEECGKGFSMACSLGKHKRTHTGEKPYVCGECGKGFNGSSSLNTHKRTHTGERPHVCGECGKGFCQLSHLNQHERTHTGERPHVCGECGKGFGRLSSLNTHKRTHTRETACIWGMWEGI